One genomic region from Acinetobacter sp. LoGeW2-3 encodes:
- a CDS encoding acyl-CoA thioesterase, producing MSDRSSLTMSVLMTPDMANFSGNVHGGTILKLLDQVAYACASRYSGTYVVTLSVDQVLFKEPIKVGEMVSFLANINYVGRSSMEIGIRVEAQNIQTRQNRHTNSCYFTMVAVDSNGKPTTISPLNLDSQLKQCRFEAALRRKKLRLQTS from the coding sequence ATGAGTGATCGAAGCAGTTTAACAATGAGTGTATTGATGACACCGGATATGGCTAATTTTTCTGGCAATGTTCATGGGGGAACAATACTAAAGTTACTAGATCAGGTTGCTTATGCATGTGCCAGTCGTTATTCGGGAACCTACGTCGTTACATTATCTGTAGATCAAGTCTTGTTTAAAGAACCTATAAAAGTGGGAGAAATGGTTTCATTTCTGGCAAATATCAATTATGTCGGACGGAGCTCAATGGAAATTGGTATTCGCGTTGAAGCGCAAAATATTCAAACCCGTCAGAACCGGCATACCAACAGTTGTTACTTCACCATGGTAGCAGTAGATAGCAATGGTAAACCTACTACCATATCTCCTTTAAATCTTGATTCGCAACTGAAGCAATGCCGGTTTGAGGCTGCTTTAAGACGTAAAAAACTGCGACTACAGACCAGTTAA